The Hypanus sabinus isolate sHypSab1 chromosome 1, sHypSab1.hap1, whole genome shotgun sequence genome contains a region encoding:
- the LOC132380440 gene encoding small ribosomal subunit protein uS8-like, which translates to MVRMNVLADALTSINNAEKRGKRQVLIQPCSKVIVRFLTVMMKHGYIGEFEIIDDHKGRKIIVNLTGRLNKCGVISPRFDVQVKELERWQNSLLPSRQFGYLVLMTSAGIMDHEQAKRKHTGGKILGFFF; encoded by the coding sequence ATGGTGCGCATGAACGTTCTTGCCGATGCCCTTACAAGCATCAACAATGCAGAGAAACGTGGAAAACGCCAGGTTCTCATCCAGCCATGCTCCAAAGTGATTGTGAGGTTCCTGACTGTAATGATGAAGCATGGCTACATTGGAGAATTTGAAATTATCGACGATCACAAGGGTAGAAAAATTATTGTTAATctcacagggagactgaacaagTGTGGTGTCATCAGCCCCAGGTTTGATGTTCAAGTAAAGGAGCTGGAAAGGTGGCAGAATAGTCTTTTGCCTTCCCGTCAGTTTGGGTACCTCGTTCTCATGACCTCAGCTGGCATCATGGACCATGAACAGGCCAAACGAAAACACACAGGAGGAAAAATCTTAGGATTCTTTTTCTAA